The segment CATCAACCGGTCTTTAAGCGCCATGCCCTGTCCCAGTTCGGCAATCTCGTCGGCAAGATCACGCACCAGCCCGGCCACATCAACCTTGCCCAGCATGGCCGGCACTTCACGCACCACCAGCGCGCCGGGACCAAACGGTTCGACCACCAGCCCCAATTCGGCAAATTCTTCGGCCCGGTCGGCAACGCGTTCGGCGGATGCCTCGTCCAGTTCAATGACCTCCGGCAATAGCAACCCCTGCCGTTTGACGCCATTTTCCGCCAGATCAGCTTTCATACGTTCATAGACAATGCGTTCATGGGCGGCATGCTGATCAACAATCACCAACCCGTCGCGGGTCTGGGCGATGATATAATTGGCATGCACCTGCCCGCGCGCTGCACCCAGCGGATGATCAACAAATTTCGATGCGTCGGTGTCATCAATCCGTGCCGACGGGGCCGCACCGGCATACCCGCCACCATATCCGCCAGCCAGCGCACTGGCCGCAGCCGCGGCAAATCCGCCATTGTCACCGCCGGTCTCACCACCAGCAAAATCGCGCCCGCGGTCAAACAACCCGCCATAGGACGAAGACGGTGCCTGGGCGGCATAGTCACGCTGCACTGCGGCCAGCCCCGGATGACTGGGCTGATAGGACCCGAAATTATATCCGCCGGAGGCCGGACGTGACCCGCCATAGGGTAAAGAGGGCCCGTCGCCCTCGCGCCTTGCGGCACCAAGCGCCATATCGGCCACCGTGGTCGATGCCCGGTGCCCTGCCCCCGCCAGTGCATGCTTTAACGCACCAACGATCAAACCACGCACCATGCCCGGATCACGAAACCGGACTTCGGTCTTGCCCGGATGGACGTTGACGTCAACATCGCGCGGCGAAAGTTCAAAAAACAGCGCCAATAGCGGATGCCGGTCCCGCGCCAGAAAATCCTGATAGGCCCCGCGCACGGCCCCCTGCAACAGCCGATCCTTGACCGGGCGACCATTAACGAACAGGAACTGCATCTGCGCATTGCCGCGGTTCAGGGTTGGCACCCCGGCATATCCGGTCAGGCGGATGCCTTCGCGTTCGGCTTCGATCTGAAGGGCGTTATCCTGAAATTCACGGCCCATCACCGCACCCAGCCGTTTCAGGCGCGCGTCGAACAAATCGCCTTCGCAGGCCGGGTAATTCAAAATCTGCTTGTTGCCATCCCCCGAGAGGGTAAAGCCGACATCGGGCCGGGCCATGGCCAGCCGATCCATGATTTCACGGGCATACATCTGCTCGGTTCGCGCGGCTTTAAGAAACTTCAGGCGCGCCGGGGTGGCATAGAAAAGATCGCGTACCTCGACCCGTGTGCCGAAGGGATGGGCGGCTGGTTCCGGAGCACTTTTCGCCCCGCCTTCGACCGTTAATGTCCAGGCATTTTCTGCCCCGCGTGTCCGGCTGGTCAGGCGCATCCGCGATACCGATCCGATGGACGGCAAGGCCTCGCCGCGAAACCCCATAAAACCGATATTGAACAGATCATCATCGGGCAGTTTCGATGTCGCATGGCGTTCAACCGCAAGGCCGAGCTCATCGGGCGTCATGCCCTTGCCATCGTCGGTGACAGATAACAGGGTCCGCCCGCCATCGCGCAAGGTCACGTCAACACGGGTTGCCCCGGCATCCAGCGCATTTTCCACCAGTTCCTTCAACGCCGCAGCCGGACGTTCAACCACCTCACCGGCGGCAATCTGGTTGATCAGGTTCTGGGGCAGGACGCGCAGGGTCATAAAGGAGATGCTCTTAATTGGGGAGTACATTTTAACCAACCTAGCAAAGCAAGATAACGTGCA is part of the Thalassospira lucentensis genome and harbors:
- the mutL gene encoding DNA mismatch repair endonuclease MutL, with amino-acid sequence MTLRVLPQNLINQIAAGEVVERPAAALKELVENALDAGATRVDVTLRDGGRTLLSVTDDGKGMTPDELGLAVERHATSKLPDDDLFNIGFMGFRGEALPSIGSVSRMRLTSRTRGAENAWTLTVEGGAKSAPEPAAHPFGTRVEVRDLFYATPARLKFLKAARTEQMYAREIMDRLAMARPDVGFTLSGDGNKQILNYPACEGDLFDARLKRLGAVMGREFQDNALQIEAEREGIRLTGYAGVPTLNRGNAQMQFLFVNGRPVKDRLLQGAVRGAYQDFLARDRHPLLALFFELSPRDVDVNVHPGKTEVRFRDPGMVRGLIVGALKHALAGAGHRASTTVADMALGAARREGDGPSLPYGGSRPASGGYNFGSYQPSHPGLAAVQRDYAAQAPSSSYGGLFDRGRDFAGGETGGDNGGFAAAAASALAGGYGGGYAGAAPSARIDDTDASKFVDHPLGAARGQVHANYIIAQTRDGLVIVDQHAAHERIVYERMKADLAENGVKRQGLLLPEVIELDEASAERVADRAEEFAELGLVVEPFGPGALVVREVPAMLGKVDVAGLVRDLADEIAELGQGMALKDRLMYVCATMACHGSVRSGRKLNADEMNALLRQMEATPHSGQCNHGRPTYVELKLHDIEKMFGRR